The window GTTCGTCCTCAAGACAAACGAAACCCTGACAAGAGCTCCGGGGTCGCCACCCATAGAATCACGCGCGAACTCCGTGGGACCACGCCGCCGGCAGGGCACCTGAAGCCACCTTCGCGCACTGCCGTCGCGTGGGCGGACGGCCTGCTGAGCGCCCCGATCCACCTCAGTCCACCACGACACCGTGGGGGACAAGCCGATGTCCACCACGACACCGTGGGGGACAGCCTTCCACGAAGGCTCCACGGGCGAGCGCGACACCGTGTCCACCACGCCACCGTGGGGGACAACCCCGCGTCCACCACGACACCGTGAGGGACAACCCTGCGGAGCTGCACCAGCGAGGGCGCCACACCAAGGCAGCACACCACGCAAAAACCCGCAGGACTGGAACCGAACCGCGCAGAAAGCGGCGCCCGCCGTGCCCACTAGCATCCACGACGCCCCCACCTTCATCGAAAAGCCAGAGCCCATGCCCCACGCTTCCTCGCTCAGACCCGACCACTGGAACTCCTTCCAGTCCTGCCTCACGCGCCTTCGCTCTCGTCGCGGACGACTCGTTGCATTCGGGGGAGGGCGCGATCCGCGCGGCTGGGTGCGCCCTGCCTTCGTGCACCTCGCGGGAGGTGACGCTGCACGGATCGCCATCGTGCCCGTGGCCAGCCACCGCGAAGAGACGGCTGGGATGTACGTCGACATGTTCTCGCAGCTCGGCGCTCGCGACATCTGGGTGGTCGACCCCGAAGGCGAGCAGGCCGACCACCCAGCGGTGGACGACGCTCTCGCGCACGCCAGCGGCATCGTGCTGACCGGCGGCGATCAGAAACGCCTGGCCCGACAGCTCCGCGGAACACGTGCATTGAACGCCCTCGAGCAAGCACTCGAGCGTGGCACCCCCGTGTACACCACCAGCGCAGGCACCATGGCCTTGAGCGACGTCATGATTGCAGGCCTCGACGACGAGGCGCGGGTCATCCTCGAAGATGGTCTCAGCATGCTCCCTGGGCTCACCATCGAGACACACGTCAACACGCGGAACCGACACGGCCGGCTCACCGAGCTCCTCGGACGCCAGGTGAATGCACTGGTGGTCGGTCTCGACGAGGACACCGCCCTGGTCTTTGAAGCGCACTCCTCGAGAGCGCTCGTACTGGGAACAGGGAGCGTCGTGTTCCTGGCCCGCGAAGGCGCGGCGGCGAATGCGCCTCGCTTCCACGCGGGCGACACCATCGACCTGGCCGACTTCACCCCCTGACCCCACCGCAGCACCCTGACCCCACCGCAGCACCCTGACCCCACCGCAGCACCCTGACCACGTGCGGCAGGGAATCGCATATCAATCCGAGGAATCTCCCAACACGAGCCGACAAGAGCACGCGACTCGCCCACCCCCGAACACGAGGCATGGAATGCAACCCACTGAAGACATCTACACCGAGCCGGACGATCTCGACATCGACACGCTGCGCAACCTGGGTCCGCTCACCGCGCTCGCAGGCATCTTCGAGGGCGACAGCGGCGCTGACGTGCACCCCTCGGAAGACGGCGCGGAGGGCGACGCCTACGTCGAGCGCTACGAGGCCCAGCCCATTGATCCCCAGCTCAACGGTCCACAGGTTCTCTATGGGCTGCGCTATCACACCCACATCCGAAAGCCCGGCGAGATCGAGACCTTTCATGACCAGGTGGGATACTGGCTCTGGGAACCCGCCACGCACACGCTCATCCAGACCCTCACCATCCCCCGCGGCCAGACCGCCCTCGCCATCGGAACAGCTGCGCCCGACGCGCGCACCTTCACGCTCACCGCCACCCTGGGCTCGCCGACCAGCGGCATCAGCTCGGCCCCTTTTCTCGACCACGCCTTCAAGACGACCGAGTACCGGATCACCGTTTCCATCAACGACGACGGCACCTGGTCGTACGATCAGGACACTGTCATGACCGTGCTCGGTCGCACAGAGCCGTTCCACCACACCGACCGACACACCTTGCGCAAGGTCGCCGATCCCACGCCCAACCCGTTGGCGGCGGCCGCGCAGCAGCGCTGAGAGGAGCATCCATGGGCTGGAGCCTTCACAAGTCGATCAACTTCGGGCCCGTACGCGTGAACGCGGGAAAGACGGGGCTGAGCTTCTCCGTGGGACAGGGGCCGTTCCGCGTCGGCGCCTCCACAACAGGACGCACCTATGGCAGCGCCACGGTGCCCGGCACGGGCCTTCGCTACACCCAGTCGTTCAGCAAGGGCACGCGGCCCGCTGAGCCCACCTATCTCGGATGGATTGCCGCAGCCGGCATGTTCATCTGGCAGAAGTTCCTGAAAGGATGACCACGAGAATGTCTGCTGTCGAGTACGTTCGAATCTTGCGCACCCACGAGTCGGAGCGCTATCTGCTCCGCGTCGCAGGACAGGAGGCGGGGGCACTCGATCTGCACTTCCTCGCTTCCGGGTCTGTGGCCGGCACCATCATCCTGCTCGAGGAGGGCGCCATCAGCGATGACGACGTGCCCACGCTGCTCACCCAGATCGACGAGCAGCTGCTCCCCGACGCCACGTTCAAGGAGCACAACATCTTCTTCACCGTGGTGCGGGGACGGGTGCTCGGCAGCTTCCAGCCGGACGGTCGCTGAGCAACCGGCAACGCAACG of the Pseudomonadota bacterium genome contains:
- a CDS encoding DUF4236 domain-containing protein; translated protein: MGWSLHKSINFGPVRVNAGKTGLSFSVGQGPFRVGASTTGRTYGSATVPGTGLRYTQSFSKGTRPAEPTYLGWIAAAGMFIWQKFLKG
- a CDS encoding DUF1794 domain-containing protein → MQPTEDIYTEPDDLDIDTLRNLGPLTALAGIFEGDSGADVHPSEDGAEGDAYVERYEAQPIDPQLNGPQVLYGLRYHTHIRKPGEIETFHDQVGYWLWEPATHTLIQTLTIPRGQTALAIGTAAPDARTFTLTATLGSPTSGISSAPFLDHAFKTTEYRITVSINDDGTWSYDQDTVMTVLGRTEPFHHTDRHTLRKVADPTPNPLAAAAQQR
- a CDS encoding cyanophycinase translates to MSTTTPWGTAFHEGSTGERDTVSTTPPWGTTPRPPRHREGQPCGAAPARAPHQGSTPRKNPQDWNRTAQKAAPAVPTSIHDAPTFIEKPEPMPHASSLRPDHWNSFQSCLTRLRSRRGRLVAFGGGRDPRGWVRPAFVHLAGGDAARIAIVPVASHREETAGMYVDMFSQLGARDIWVVDPEGEQADHPAVDDALAHASGIVLTGGDQKRLARQLRGTRALNALEQALERGTPVYTTSAGTMALSDVMIAGLDDEARVILEDGLSMLPGLTIETHVNTRNRHGRLTELLGRQVNALVVGLDEDTALVFEAHSSRALVLGTGSVVFLAREGAAANAPRFHAGDTIDLADFTP